GCCGTACACCGCTACGCTCTCGCCAGGACGGACCTGGGCGAGTTCACAGCCGTGGTAGCCGGTGGGGAAGATGTCGGCGAGCAATATGAAATCGCTCTCGTGCTCGTTTCCCGGCGGCATCTTCAGGCAGTTGAAGTCCGCGAAGGGGACGCGCAGGTATTCGGCCTGGCCGCCCATCCAGGGCCCCATGGCGACGTAACCATAAGCTCCGCCCGCGAAACCGGGATTGACGGTCAGACAGTATCCGGTGAATCCGTCGACGCAGTTGGTGCAGAACCCGCAGGCGACATTGAAGGGCATGACCACGCGGTCGCCCTCCTTGAGCGAGGTGATGCCCTCGCCGAGTTCCTCGATGATTCCCATGTTCTCGTGGCCGAACACGATGCCGGGTTCGGCAGCGGTGCGGCCCTCGTACATGTGCAGATCGGAGCCGCATATCGCGGTCGAGGTGATCCGTACGATCACATCGTTCGGATGCTGGATGCTGGGCTTTTCAACCTCTTCGACCGCAACGGTGAACGGTCCCTTGTAAACGACGGCCTTCATGGCTGCCACCTCCACTCGGCAACGCGCTTTCTCGTTGCCACGCCCCCGCCCCGCTTTCTCCGCGTGACCTATGTCTCATGATTCTCCGGCCTGCTCGATAGAACAACCCGGTAACCTCGGGTGAATAACTGTCCTGCGCCGCACCAAGAAATTGGAGAGGGAGGCGAAACGTGTCAGCACAGCGACTGGGAACCCTGCTTGTTCCCGTACCGGGGCTCTCCGGCACCACCTACCCGCCAGGGACGACCGTGACTGTTCGCGGTCGAGGCGCGACTGTCGATGCCTTCGTCAACGGAGACTGGCTTCCTCTGTCGTGGTGGGAATTCTCCGACGGTCTCCGCGAGGACATCGCCGACCGCTGACATCTCCCGCGGCGCCCATGGCTCCGCATCGGATGCCGTGCGTGTCCGAACTGGCTCTCGCTGTCCGGTCGTTGCAGCCGACGTTTGTGCGCGGGAGCGTGAGCGACGCGTGGCCACGAACGTATCCGCGGCCCGTCGCCAGAGCGGGCTTCCCGCTGATTTCACCGGCCGCTCACGGCCTGTGTTCCACGTGCTCCTTGAAGTGCTCCAGGTCGCTTCGGACGAGCCGCTCGACCGCGTTCGCCTGAGCGAATCCCTTCGGTCCGCCGAAGGTCTCCCTGATGGTGTCGGGGTCGTACTCGACCCGTGCCTGGACCCGGGTGTGTTCCCGGTCGATCGGCTGCAGCGAGAGGGAGCCCTTCAGTTCGGGGGCGCCCGTGGTGCGCCACTCCATCACGCGTTCTCCTCCGCGGTCGGAGAGTTCGGCGTCGAGTTCTCGAGTCCGGCCGCGGGCCTCGACGTCCAGATGCGCTCGCCCATCCGCTTCCGTACGGGCGTCGCGCACTCCTTCCACGAAGCTCGGATAGTTCTCCACCTGGTGAAGGCTGTCCCAGGCCTTGTCGATCGGAACCCCGACGTCGACGTGTTCTTCGAGGGTGCTCATGGCTGACCTCCAGGTTCGGCTCATGACGCATGACCTTCTGCTTCCAGTGTGCGCCCAGCACCAGCGGGGTCGACCGGAACGCGAGACGGGGCTGACCACCATGTGACCGGCCGTGAGGCCCGCGCTTCATCGCCCGTGCGGCGGTCCTAGGCAGGTTCCACGTCGCCCGCCGGGCGCAGGCCGTCGAGCGCGGCCCGCAGGATCGGCTCGACGTAGCTGGGGTCGCCGTGAATCGTGGCGATGGCGATGATCATGTCGCAGATCTGTTCCAGGGTGAGGTCATCTCGGACTTCGTGAGCCGCCTGTGCGGCGACGAGGAGCGGTCGGCCGGCGGCCAGCACCCGGGTGCGGTTCTCGCTGAAGACGGGGTCGTCGCTGTCGGAGTGCGTCAGCAACTCGGAGGCGATGTCGTGCTTGCTGGTGAAGAAGGCGGAGAACCGGTGCAGCCAGGCCGCGAGTACCGCTCCCGGTGACTCGCCGTCGACCGTCTTCGCTGCCGCGCAGACGGCGTCGACCTCGTCGGTGTAGAGGGCCTCCAGGAGCTCTCGGCGGCCGGGGAAGTTGCGGTAGAGGGTCGCCATGCCGACCCCGGCGCGCCGTGAGATCTCGGCCATCGACACCTGGGCGCCGGGTTCGGCGAACGCGGCGCGAGCGGCCGCGAGGATCTTGTCGCGATTGCGCTCGGCGTCGGCGCGTCTCGACGGTGAAGGCGGCTGGTCCGAGGTCATGACTTCCTAACTGGAGAGGTTATCCGGTACGGTGGAACGGTAACCGGACAGGCTATCCGATTCCTCATGGGGCCTGATTCTACCCACCTGCCGCGACGGGTTCGCGGTGACTGGAGGAGCTTCCATGGACTACCGGCCTCTTGGACGTACCGACGTCTCCGTCAGCCGGCTGTGCCTCGGCGCGATGATGTTCGGCGCGTTCGGAAACCCCGACCACGACGACTCGCCGCCGACGCCCTCGGGGCGCTCGCCGACGAGGCCGGGATGACGCTCATCCAGATGGCGATCGCGTTCGTCACCCGGCACCCCGCGGTCACCTCCGCGATCGTCGGCCCGCGCACCATGGAGCACCTCGAGTCCTACCTGGCAGCCGACGGCGTCGACCTGTCCAGCGACCTGCTCGACCGCATCGACGAGATCGTGCCCCCCGGACACACCGTCAACGTCGCCGACAACATGTGGCACACCAGTACGTCCGCGCTCGACGCCGCGTTCCGCCGCCGGTAGACCAACCCGGCCGGGCCGGCCACCGCGGACGCCGGCGACACCGGGCGCGCGAACGCTGAGTTCGGCACCAACGGTGTCGCGTCCGTCAGGGACATCGCCCCGCGCTGAGGACCCGACACCTGCCGAGACGGCCCCAACGACCATACAGGGCGGCGGCGTTGTCAGTGGCGGCTGGCACGATCGGCGGTATGACAGACACGATCGAGGACTGGCGGCCCTTCCTGGTGCGCTGGAGCCAGGAGTGGGCGGACGCGCAGCACCCGGACGCACCGGCGGACGAGCGGTACGGACCGGACGAGGAGCCCCTGCGTACGCGTTGGCTGGGGTTCCCGCCCGCGTCCGAGGAGCGGATCCGGGCCCTGGAGGAGCGGCTCGGGCACCGGCTGCCGCCCTCGTACCGCTCGTTTCTGACGGTGAGCGACGGCTGGCGGCACGCGGGCGGCTTCGTGTGGCTGCTCGCCGGTACCGACCAGGTCCGGTGGCACGAGGACGCGGCGGGCCTGGCCGAGTTCTTCCCCGGCGAACTGGACGACGACCCCACGCCCGAGGAGGAGTTGCTCGCCGGGATGTGGGAGCGGGCGCTGCAACTGGACGTGGAGTCGGACATGGTCTACGTCCTGCTGGACCCGGGGGACGTGGACGACGCCGGTGAGTGGGCCGTGTACTGCTACGCGTCGTGGCGCGCGAGTCCTCCTGAACGGTACGCGTCGTTCCACGCGTTCATGGAGGCGATGTACCGGGAGTTCCACAGCCTGCAGGTGAGCCGCTCGGAGCGTGCGGGGGCGGTGTTCGTCAACGCGACGACGCGGGCACTGGACGCGTCCGTCGACGCCGCCCGGCTGGACGCGCTGGGCGGGCGGTACGAGCAGGCCTCGGCGGCTTTGGCCGAGGCGATCTCGTACGGCAGGCCCCGGGCGACAGGGCTGCGCGACCAGATCCGCCGGCTGCTCGGGGAGACCTACATGGTGTACTTCCACGGGCTCACGGCCGATCCGTTGTACGCGCCGGAGGTTCTGCCCGTGCTGGCGGCGGAGCACGTGCGGCACCACCGGGACCGCACGTCGTTGGCCCACCACCTGGGAGGCGCCTCCGACGAGGTCCGCGAGACGGCGGACGAGGTCCTGCGGCAGGTGACGGAAGGCGCCTTCCGCTACACCGCCGAAGGCGACTTCGGCCGTGCCGTGGAGGAGGCGCGGGAACAGGCACGCTGGGGCGACACGGACGCGGCCTGGCACACGCTGCGCGCCGCGCTGCCCGAGTGGCGGCCGGTCGGTCCGGACCACCTCGCCCCGTTCGGTCTGTGCGGCGACCCGCTCCTCGGCCCCCTGATCACCCCGGAGCGGGGCCGGGAACTGCTGGCCACGCCGCGGGCCGGACAGCGGGGGGACGCCCCGGCTCCCGCGGCCGACCCGGATCCGCCGGGCCTGGCGTGGCTGGCGGAAGGAGATCCCGGCAACTTCCTGGTGTCGTACCGCTTCCTCCTCGTGGAGTCAGTGGAGCCGGCCGAGCTGCCCGGCCGTATCGGCGCCGACGACACCGCCGTCCTGAACGAACCGATGACCTTGTGGGACTCGCGTACGCGTTTCCGCAGCAACCGGAACGTCTCGACGTGGGAGGACGAGGCGCTGACCGCCGTCGGCCGGGCGGGTCCCGGCTGGAGCTTCGCCTTCGAGCCGCGACCGGGCGGGAGCTTCGACGAGCAGCGGTTCGTCTCCCCGGGCATCGCCGCTTCCCGGGGCACCCGTGCGGTGACGGTGTGGAGCGAGCCCTTCGAGGGGCACCGCTTCGGTGTCTTCCATCTGTCCGTCACGGAGAACGGCGAGGAGCGGTACGCGTTCACCGTCCGGGGGACCGAGGTCAGCAGACGGGGGCCCGTGCCGGCCGCGCTGGACCCGGACCGCCTCTTCCCTCAGGACGAACCGCAAGGGGAGCGGCTGGGCGAGCGCCGCGCCCTGGATGCCCTCGCGGCCGAGTTCGGCATCCGGCTGCCGCGGTTCGCCCTCCAGCACGGACGTCTGCACACCTTCCGCACCCGGTCCTGGAGCCGGCCTCCGGGCCCGGGCGAGGCGTACGTGACTCTCCGCTTTGAGCGGCACAGGCCATAGGGACTTTGGGGCGAGCCGGACATCACACTCCAAATGGCGCCGCCGTCATGTCCCGCCAATACTGGGAGATCGGTGGCTGATGAGGAGTTCTCGATGACGGCGACACCCACGGTATCCGTGACCTTGCACGTGAACGGCGAGGAATACACGCTGGCGGGGCTGGACAATCGAACGACCTTGTTGGACGCCCTTCGTGAGCACCTCAAGCAGACCGGTTCGAAGAAGGGCTGCGGCCTGGGCATGTGCGGGGCGTGCACCGTGCTCGCCGACGGCCGGAGAATCAACTCGTGTCTGGCTCTGGCGGCGTTGTACGACCAAAAGGAGATCACGACCATCGAGGGCCTCTCGCAAGACAGCGAGACGGGCCTGCACCCGTTGCAGCAAGCGTTCGTCGACCACGACGGTTTCCAATGCGGCTATTGCACCCCCGGGCAGATCATGTCGGCCCTCGGCGTGCTCCAGGAGGGCCACACGGGCTCGGCCGATGAGATCCGGGAGTTCATGAGCGGCAACCTGTGCCGCTGCGGCGCGTACTCGAACATCGTGGCCGCCATCTCCCAGGTGGCCCAGACCCCGTTGGAAGCCCTGCTGGACGAGCAGCGGGCGGGGGCGTGAGCCATGCATCCCTTCACCCTTGAACGCCCGGACGACGCGGTCTCGGCCACGCGTATCGGGTCCGCTCCGGCTGCCGAGTACATCGCCGGCGGCACGGACATGATGCAGCTGCTGACCGACGAGATCCGGTGTCCGGAATATCTGGTGTCTCTCGACGGCGTGCTGGACGACCGCATCGAGGTTCTCAGTGACGGGTCGCTGCGCCTTGGCGCGGCGGCCAAGATGAGTGACATCGCGGCCGACCCGGACGTTTCCGCCGCTTTCCCCGTGATCGCCGAAGCGCTGCTGCTGTCGGCCTCGGGGCAGGTGCGGAACATGGCCACGATCGGTGGGAACCTCCTCCAGCGCACGCGGTGCCCCTACTTCCGGGATCCGGGCGTTCAGGCCTGCAACAAGCGCAGTCCTGGGTCTGGTTGTGCGGCCATGAACGGCGTCAACCGAACCAGTGCGGTGCTGGGCGTATCCAAGCACTGCATCGCGACGAACGCTTCCGACGTGGCGGTAGCGCTGGTGGCGTTGGGCGCGGAAGTTCACCTGGTCGGTCCGGGCGGCGAACGGATCATTCGCCTCGATGATCTGTATCGGGCACCGGGCGACACCCCGCACATCGAAACAGTCCTCGACTCGGGGGAGCTGATCACCGCAGTGGTCGTTCCGCCGACACCGACTGCCCGACGCTCGTACTACCTCAAGGTGCGCGACCGCGTGTCCTTCGAGTTCGCGCTGACCTCCGCGGCCGTGGCCCTGGAGATCCAAGACGGCTCGATCCGCGAAGCACGGGTGGCCATGGGCGGCGTCGGCACCAAGCCATGGCGCCTGCGCAGTGTCGAAAACGCGCTCAACGGCCGCGCGAACGGCATCGACACGTACCTGAATGCGGCGGAGTACGCGACCGAAGGCGCCGTCACTCGTGCGGGCAACCAGTTCAAGCCCGAACTGATGAAGCGCACGGTAGTCCGTGCCCTGAGCGCCGCCGGAGGGCGCGCATGACGACGACAGTGACGCCCACCACGACCTACATCGGGCAGGCGGTCAGCCGAGTGGATGGGCAGGCGAAGGTCACCGGGCAGGCCACCTACGCCGCCGAGTTCGATCCCGGCCCGAGAATGACGTACGGCGTTGTCGTCGGTTCCACCATCGCGAACGGCCGTATCACCTCGATCGACACGGCAGCGGCCGAGTCCGCGCCCGGTGTCGTCGCGGTGATGACCCACGCCAACGCGCCGAGACTCCCGTATCACCCGTGCCGATCCTTCATTGATGCCCAGGACGGTGAGCCGATCCACGTGCTGCAGGACGACCGCGTTCTGCACCATGGCCAGGCCATCGCACTCGTCGTGGCGGAGACCTTCGAGGAGGCGACGTATGCCGCGACGCTCGTACACGCTTCTTACGCCGAGGAGCCGGCCGCGACGTCCTTCGAAGTCGCTGCCCTGCGGGCCGTCCCGCCAGGGCCGGGCAACCAGCAGGCGGGCATGCCTGGCGACACACAGCGCGGCGACCCCGACATCGCATTGCGCACGGCCGAGGTGAAGGTCGACGCCACCTACGAGATCGCACGCGAGGACCACAACCCCATTGAGCTGTTCGCCACCACGGCGGCGTGGGACGCGGGAACGCTCACCTTGTGGATCAAGACCCAGTGGGTCAGCCACACGCGCGCCTACATCGCCGCGACCTTCGGGATCCGCCCCGAGGACGTCGAAGTCATCTCGCCCTTCGTGGGTGGCGCCTTCGGTTCGGCGCTGAGCGTCTGGCCGCACACCGTGATCGCGGCAATGGGGGCACGCCACGTCGACCGACCGGTGAAGGTGGTGCTCACGCGGCGACAGGGATTCCCGCTCACGGGCTACCGGCCCTACACCGCACAGCGCGTTGCACTGGGCGCCGATCGCAGCGGCAACCTGGTCTCCATCCACCACGAGGGTACGGCGGTGACCTCGGCGTACGAGCGGTTCGCGGAGAACCTCCTCGGTGCGACCCGATTCCTCTACCGGTGTCCGAATGTCGCCACGCGCTATCGCCTGGCCGAGATGAACGTCGGCACGCCGACTTCCATGCGGGCGCCCGGCGAGATCAGCGGCCTCTTCGCCCTGGAGTCGGCGCTCGACGAACTCGCGGAAGCCCTGGACATCGATCCGGTGGAGCTGCGGCTGCGCAATGACGCCGATCGAGATCTGCACCGGGATCTTCCCTTCTCCAGCCGAAACCTGCGCGAATGCCTCATCGCCGCGGCGGAGCGCTTCGGCTGGCAGGGGCGCGATCCGCGCGTCGGATCGATGCGTGACGAGCAAGGACG
This genomic interval from Streptomyces dengpaensis contains the following:
- a CDS encoding TetR/AcrR family transcriptional regulator, whose translation is MTSDQPPSPSRRADAERNRDKILAAARAAFAEPGAQVSMAEISRRAGVGMATLYRNFPGRRELLEALYTDEVDAVCAAAKTVDGESPGAVLAAWLHRFSAFFTSKHDIASELLTHSDSDDPVFSENRTRVLAAGRPLLVAAQAAHEVRDDLTLEQICDMIIAIATIHGDPSYVEPILRAALDGLRPAGDVEPA
- a CDS encoding FAD binding domain-containing protein, with translation MHPFTLERPDDAVSATRIGSAPAAEYIAGGTDMMQLLTDEIRCPEYLVSLDGVLDDRIEVLSDGSLRLGAAAKMSDIAADPDVSAAFPVIAEALLLSASGQVRNMATIGGNLLQRTRCPYFRDPGVQACNKRSPGSGCAAMNGVNRTSAVLGVSKHCIATNASDVAVALVALGAEVHLVGPGGERIIRLDDLYRAPGDTPHIETVLDSGELITAVVVPPTPTARRSYYLKVRDRVSFEFALTSAAVALEIQDGSIREARVAMGGVGTKPWRLRSVENALNGRANGIDTYLNAAEYATEGAVTRAGNQFKPELMKRTVVRALSAAGGRA
- a CDS encoding aldo/keto reductase produces the protein MGPDSTHLPRRVRGDWRSFHGLPASWTYRRLRQPAVPRRDDVRRVRKPRPRRLAADALGALADEAGMTLIQMAIAFVTRHPAVTSAIVGPRTMEHLESYLAADGVDLSSDLLDRIDEIVPPGHTVNVADNMWHTSTSALDAAFRRR
- a CDS encoding (2Fe-2S)-binding protein, which codes for MTATPTVSVTLHVNGEEYTLAGLDNRTTLLDALREHLKQTGSKKGCGLGMCGACTVLADGRRINSCLALAALYDQKEITTIEGLSQDSETGLHPLQQAFVDHDGFQCGYCTPGQIMSALGVLQEGHTGSADEIREFMSGNLCRCGAYSNIVAAISQVAQTPLEALLDEQRAGA
- a CDS encoding SMI1/KNR4 family protein → MTDTIEDWRPFLVRWSQEWADAQHPDAPADERYGPDEEPLRTRWLGFPPASEERIRALEERLGHRLPPSYRSFLTVSDGWRHAGGFVWLLAGTDQVRWHEDAAGLAEFFPGELDDDPTPEEELLAGMWERALQLDVESDMVYVLLDPGDVDDAGEWAVYCYASWRASPPERYASFHAFMEAMYREFHSLQVSRSERAGAVFVNATTRALDASVDAARLDALGGRYEQASAALAEAISYGRPRATGLRDQIRRLLGETYMVYFHGLTADPLYAPEVLPVLAAEHVRHHRDRTSLAHHLGGASDEVRETADEVLRQVTEGAFRYTAEGDFGRAVEEAREQARWGDTDAAWHTLRAALPEWRPVGPDHLAPFGLCGDPLLGPLITPERGRELLATPRAGQRGDAPAPAADPDPPGLAWLAEGDPGNFLVSYRFLLVESVEPAELPGRIGADDTAVLNEPMTLWDSRTRFRSNRNVSTWEDEALTAVGRAGPGWSFAFEPRPGGSFDEQRFVSPGIAASRGTRAVTVWSEPFEGHRFGVFHLSVTENGEERYAFTVRGTEVSRRGPVPAALDPDRLFPQDEPQGERLGERRALDALAAEFGIRLPRFALQHGRLHTFRTRSWSRPPGPGEAYVTLRFERHRP
- a CDS encoding xanthine dehydrogenase family protein molybdopterin-binding subunit encodes the protein MTTTVTPTTTYIGQAVSRVDGQAKVTGQATYAAEFDPGPRMTYGVVVGSTIANGRITSIDTAAAESAPGVVAVMTHANAPRLPYHPCRSFIDAQDGEPIHVLQDDRVLHHGQAIALVVAETFEEATYAATLVHASYAEEPAATSFEVAALRAVPPGPGNQQAGMPGDTQRGDPDIALRTAEVKVDATYEIAREDHNPIELFATTAAWDAGTLTLWIKTQWVSHTRAYIAATFGIRPEDVEVISPFVGGAFGSALSVWPHTVIAAMGARHVDRPVKVVLTRRQGFPLTGYRPYTAQRVALGADRSGNLVSIHHEGTAVTSAYERFAENLLGATRFLYRCPNVATRYRLAEMNVGTPTSMRAPGEISGLFALESALDELAEALDIDPVELRLRNDADRDLHRDLPFSSRNLRECLIAAAERFGWQGRDPRVGSMRDEQGRLIGYGCSSATYPVYNFPASARAVLHPDGSADVSSATSDMGPGTYTSMTQVAAETLGLPIEQVRFELGDASLPQAPPHGGSATMGGVGSAVYEACTKARRQALERAGETNGDVNLAQVMRRLGQSVEATADYRPSDESNQYSMHSYGAVFAEVRVDPDLGLVRVPRVVSAFGGGRIVNPKLAHSQAIGGIVMGIGMALLEHTAVDPRDGHVVNGSLADYLVPVNADIGELDPFFVQDDDPHVNPLGVKGIAEIAAIGVAPAITNAVYHATGVRVRTLPVTPEMLLSSRQG
- a CDS encoding SRPBCC family protein, with the protein product MSTLEEHVDVGVPIDKAWDSLHQVENYPSFVEGVRDARTEADGRAHLDVEARGRTRELDAELSDRGGERVMEWRTTGAPELKGSLSLQPIDREHTRVQARVEYDPDTIRETFGGPKGFAQANAVERLVRSDLEHFKEHVEHRP